One Ochotona princeps isolate mOchPri1 chromosome 12, mOchPri1.hap1, whole genome shotgun sequence genomic window, ttAACTATTGGCATTTGGACCACAATGAGCAGATACATCATACTTTTCCCAAATCTTCCTCTGTTTATGTATTGACAGgttttggtttgcttgttttaatGGTGGaagtggtatcttttttttttttcccctaagatttatcCATGTGGGGCTGGTGcactggctcaattggctaatcctcctcctttagatgccaggatcccatatgaacatctgttcatgtcctggctgctctgttcccaatctgctccctgcttgtggtctgggaaagtagtggaggatggcccaagtccttgggaccctgcacctgtgagggagatctggaggaggctcctggctcctggcttcatatcagcttggctctagccattgcagccacttggggagagaccagcagatggaagatctttccccatctgtcactcctctctataagtctgcctttcaaatcaaaatgaatttttaagaaaagatttatttatttttatttaaaaggggagacttatagagaggagagacagatcttccatcctctgattcactcccccaaatggctgcaacaactggcgctgagcctatccaaagccaggagtcaggagcctcctttgggtctcccacacaggtgcagggccgtcctctgctgctttccaggccacaagcagggagctggatgggaagtagagcagctggggctcaatccCATGCCCGTATGGGATGGTAATATGGAAGGTAAAGCACTTGGGATTTGGCCTGCTACACCACTGTGTGGCCACCTGTTCCCTCTCCCCCTTCGTGCCcagtttgggtttgtttttttttttttttaagctaataaAACACCACATTTTTAAACAGCACATAGGACAGTACTCAAGAGGACATGTAAATATATGCCAGTATTTAAGCCTTGTTTCTTGGAACGAGTCAACGTGCTCAGCATCGCTGTGGATTTCAGCAATGTCTGAAGTTATCCAGTCAACAATATGGTCCCTTTCCGCACCACGCTGTGCAGATTTACCCCAGGGGGGCGAGAACAGGATTGATCTCCAAGTCACACAGCCCCTAAAAGGACGGGGCGTGCAGCCAGGAGGACCTCTGAATTCCCACCTGCACACCTCTCAAATCCGGCGTGTCGGGCCCAGGCAACAACCTCTGCCACCCAGAAATCACACCCAGGAACCCGCAGGATTTGCGTGCCGCCGCCACCGGGTGTCTCCGCGGCTGGCGAGTGGAGCGCCCCCCGAAGACCAACGGGGCCGGGGAGGGGTGCGCGGTGGGGCCGGGCGTGGCAGGCCAAGGTCGGCGAGGGGCGGAGACTGCGCACCCGGAGCCCGGGGGAACAGACCCTGGCGGAACAGTGTTGTACCCGGGCGCGGCAAGTGCGGGTCAGGGCAACACGGTGTTCCGGTGCGCGCGGCTGGAAGGGAGGCTCTGGCCTTGCCGCGGCCACGCGCGCGGGGCTCCCAGCCCGTCCGCCCTACCCCGGGGCTCGGCGCGCCCATGGGAGGCCCGTGGAACGGCAGCGACAGCGCTGAGGACGCGCGGGAACCGCCGTGGGCCGCGCTGCCGCCGTGCGACGAGCGCCACTGCTCGCCCTTCCCCTTGGGCACGCTGGTGCCCGTGACGGCCGTGTGTTTGGGCCTGTTCGCCGTCGGGATGAGCGGCAACGTGGTGACCGTGCTGCTAATTGGGCGCTACCGGGACATGCGGACCACCACGAACCTCTACCTGGGCAGCATGGCCGTATCCGACCTGCTCATCCTGCTGGGGCTCCCCTTCGACCTGTACCGCCTGTGGCGCTCGCGGCCCTGGGTGTTCGGGTCGCTGCTCTGCCGCCTGTCGCTGTACATGGGCGAGGGCTGCACCTACGCGTCGTTGCTGCACATGACGGCGCTCAGCGTCGAGCGCTACCTGGCCATCTGCCGTCCCCTGCGCGCCCGCGTCCTGGTCACCCGCCGCCGAGTCCGCGCTCTCATCGCCGCGCTCTGGGTGGTGGCGCTGCTCTCCGCCGGGCCTTTCTTATTTCTCGTGGGCGTCGAGCAGGACCCTGCGCTCTCCGCGACTACGGACCGCAATGGCACGGCGCCGCCAGCCCCGTCTTCGCCCGCCCCGTCCTCACCCGCCCCATCGGCTCCTCCGACCGCGCCGTCGGGGCGGCCCGGCGCTGAGGAGGCCGCGGCTCTGTTCAGCCGCGAGTGCCGGCCGAGCCCCGCGCAGCTGGGCGCGCTGCGCATCATGCTATGGGTCACCACCGCCTACTTCTTCCTGCCCTTCCTGTGCCTCAGCGTGCTCTACGGGCTCATCGCGCGCCATCTGTGGCGGGGCCAGGGCCCGCTGCGAGGCCGAGCCGCCGCGGGCCGGGAGAGGGGCCACCGGCAAACTGTCCGCGTCCTTTGTAAGTGGAACCCGGTCCTTGCCCGAGCGCGCCTGCTTCTAGCCGCCTTCCCTCAGGTTCCCTCTCCAACTCCACCCACCTGTTGTGTTTCCAGAGAAGTCCGATTTCTGCCCACCCCCCAATACATCCAGGAGTTCTGGGGGCCTCCAGGGCACTTCAAAGAGTGGCATATCCAGGTCCACTTGGGCTGGATGACTGCAGAGTGTGAGTCCCAGTGCGGGACACTGATCATAGCTTTGAAAGAGAACGGCAGCTTAGCTTGCATTAGGCTCAAATACTATGTAATGTTCAGTTACCCTGAGAGCTTCCGTGCGCCTGCCCATATCACAAAGGTGAAGGACCTGGCAGAGTTCTTTCCCACTTCGCTCAGCCAGCACCGCTCTGCTCTACGGTGGAAGGGAGCCTATCAAAAGCTTGGCGGGTGGAGAGGGAGGCTCCTTCTGATTTATGCCCAGCCTTGATGTCACATGATGAGGCCGAGCTGCAGTGTATGTTGAAGCAAATGTTGATGCCGTCTGTAGCTGGTCGTTTTCCTGGCACAGAAATCGGTCTAGGTCAAAATGTGTGTCCGTTGCTCATCGCCGCAATTGgtatcttggggggggggggctccttAATTGAGTTTGGGAGCCCTTGCTAATTGCAGTGCCTATGTCTTGTTTCACAGTGGTGGTGGTTCTGGCCTTCGTAGTGTGCTGGCTGCCTTTCCACGTTGGCAGAATCATTTACATAAACACCCGAGACTCGCGGATGATGTACTTCTCTCAGTACTTCAACATCGTAGCTCTGCAGCTCTTCTACCTGAGCGCATCCATCAACCCCATCCTCTACAATCTCATTTCCAAGAAGTACCGGGCAGCAGCCTGCCGACTGCTGCTTGCCAGGCGGTCCAGGCCCGGAGGTGTGTGTGGAAGCAGGGACCCTGCGGGGCACGTGGCGCCCGACTCCGGGGCTGACACAGCTGGCGGCTACACAGAGACCAGCGCTAACATGAAGACAGTGGCATAACCAGCAGAGCCAGCGCCACTCGCGGACTTCGGGGACGCCAGGTCTGTAGGGAACTGGAGA contains:
- the MLNR gene encoding motilin receptor; this translates as MGGPWNGSDSAEDAREPPWAALPPCDERHCSPFPLGTLVPVTAVCLGLFAVGMSGNVVTVLLIGRYRDMRTTTNLYLGSMAVSDLLILLGLPFDLYRLWRSRPWVFGSLLCRLSLYMGEGCTYASLLHMTALSVERYLAICRPLRARVLVTRRRVRALIAALWVVALLSAGPFLFLVGVEQDPALSATTDRNGTAPPAPSSPAPSSPAPSAPPTAPSGRPGAEEAAALFSRECRPSPAQLGALRIMLWVTTAYFFLPFLCLSVLYGLIARHLWRGQGPLRGRAAAGRERGHRQTVRVLLVVVLAFVVCWLPFHVGRIIYINTRDSRMMYFSQYFNIVALQLFYLSASINPILYNLISKKYRAAACRLLLARRSRPGGVCGSRDPAGHVAPDSGADTAGGYTETSANMKTVA